The genomic interval AACAACAAAGAagcatttttgaataaatttgctTGAGCTTAaggattcaaaaattaaaaactcgttaatttttacaaatgCAACAAGTATTCGAATGCTATTTTGTGCCCCCTTTTCTAGTACAGATGGCCTTCACTGTCAATGACATCATTCTAGAGTGGTGCTTTGAGGTCATAAttaaacaacgttgccagattttGCAAGTAGTATGAGGAAAGTAATAAATGTTTAAGTGGCAATCTTAGTAACTTTAAATAGCGAATTAGAGCTtgtagaatataaaaattagatttttgcaACATTTTAGTCGGTAGAAGTGTATACACAAGCTGCGCATTGCATTATGTTTTGTACAGTGAAAGGTACTGGTAAAATTATGGCTAGTAAATATCCCAGAATGGTGCATAGATTAATAGAGTTGTgccaaaataaagaaaatttgtcGACGCAAATATTTGGTTTATCAGTAAGTAACAATGGCTCAGATTTTGAATCGGAGCTTgtaaaaaattgtgtttatgCAAATAAGGCGTATTTTATAGGCACTTAAGAATATTTGCGAACATCCAGCAGTAAGAAAACGAGTTAATGCAGAATATCGAAGAGAAATCGGCATGATTCAAATTGGGGCCGATCCTTGTATCCAAGCTTATAAAGATGCTTTGTTGACCGTCATATCTTGGTCCCCTGACTCGGCaagttgaaatttcttatttccaaacatcaattttgtcaaaatatatggaaatatatatattttttaaatagtaatattttatttatcctGAGGAATAAACGTTTGTCCACCACTGgacaattttttacatttattaaaagttaaatttttatcaaaataaattataaataaaaaacatataaaaggaAATAAGAGAGAAATTGAAGGCTGAAGCTTATAAGGAAAATGTGaggttattattttatttggctTTGTAGGTGtatattaaaggaaaattattcattgtttATATTGAAACTACTAGTTTCACGAAATGTTTagctgcaaatttttttttgcaactCGGACACTGACATACACATACTTGTTACTTTTTACTAGTACCCCGTAGTTTTATGCTAGATTCCAAAATTTATGTAACTAACGTAATTTTTAagccaaaatatttaatacaatacaCAATATATCGAATATTCATTTTTAGCAGAAGGTTTAAATCGTTGTATGCAGATAtatgaaacataaaataaacCTAACctcttaaatataattttattacatgaTTAAACTCaccaattcaaataattattattattcttgaGACTCACatagatattaattatttacactcaaaaaaacacaaaactaCTAACTGtctgattattattaatataatttccaatttttctgtATTATAAGCAAACACTTGAAGAGTAGCTTTCCCTCCGTTTTCCAATAATAATGGGTATGCGTATTGCGTATAGGCAACACATTATACTTATCTCGCTAAGTTTAGGTTTGGATCATAGATGGCGTATCGCTGTTAATCTTGACAGTATgacattttgttatatatttaaattaaattaagatttttgcaTCAAATTAAAATGGCGTCGTATGAAGTGATAGTGGTAGCTACATACGAGTGTTACGTTTAATACGTATATAAGAGTAAAATATGCACGAAAGAAAGGAAAATTGGGTGCAAGTTACACCCTTATACGAGAATTTACTGCATAAGATCCTTCTAGCTTTTTGATTTTCATCGGCATAGACAAGACTATATTTAATGATTTACTTGGAAAGGTTCTGACTAGCTCTAAAAATAAGGATACGGTAAAATGAAGATTCAAATAACCTTAAGGTATTTGGCTACAGGAGACTCATTAGCTTTTGGAactggaaaataaataatcaacatttttgttatttaaacaGTAAGTTTATTCgtaattattttacatattattcTGAAATTAATAAGTAGAATATGGTGGATTTCCATAAGTCtcgtaaatatttttccaaaataccatattatttttatttggtaatcTGGTGACCGATAGAGTTTTGtcaatttctaaatattccAAATCGTCCATAGACGAAATTCCTCTATTAGAGGGCCATATGACGTTGTTTAACAGCGAATCCTGCTGTGGAGTCGGATTACCATATTTGCAGAAATTCGTCCATAATCTTACTAAACGGTCTCTAGTAAGATAATCAGCTTCGGATCCGCTATGTCCTAAATCGAATAGATAACCTAATTCTTCAGTATGACCAacacctaaaataaaaaacaaataatattacgaattttcgatataaacggaaacaaaaaaataagtacCGGAAATTAAATctcaaaaaagattttattgcTACTCCCAGGAGAAACACAATGAATAAACATGTATTGTAAGTAACGACTTCCATTTTTATAGAATGACAAATTATATTAATGacatgacaaaaaatttttctaatagctgtcattttaataaatctcGATCCTGTCATTTCAACAATCGAATAGATTCCTAAACATTATATCATTCaggtatattttataaaatcgtttttttttataaagtccTTAGTTGTTATCGTTATTTTACGCTGAGTAACTCCATATTTACGATATTTTTAGTATACTATATTGAATATTTGCCAGCAAAGCTTTTATGTTTAGGTTATGTCTACGATCCCACTTGAAGGGAATATTGTCTATACTAATAAGTACTCTGGGTGAGAAATATtacgaataaatattttttaaatagttttagtttgttaGTTGTTTGAATATATATTCTTATCGTTAATTACTCTTATAAATTTATCTCTAAAAAGATCTTAAAAATTACCACTTATACAAAGTTGACAACAACCCACTTAACGTGATAGGAAAAGCTGTGGATttgtaaaaataagttttttttgtaaactacCGGTCGTTATAACTACTATCTCTGATCTAAAATTTTCACTTCGCAGAAAAATAACGTGAAACtagttaattaaaattataccaATTCTAACATGTATTGgctacaataaaatatatattcaaatggtAAAAACGTTTACACTCACGTTCAAAATAACAGTAGCCACTTCGTTACGAACCATATCGTGTATTTGTTGCCATTGAACTGCATACCATACGTAGTATACAGTTCATTGGTTTATTACATAGAATTAATTCAGTTAGTTCTATGAATCGTTTGGTGGGAATGATACgaacgtaaataattttatatatgttgACAGCGGACAAGTAGTATCGTTCTAGTTCTAGACTTGTTGTAAAGGTTATATATTTACGTTGTACTCCTGTGTTTGTTATTTGTGCTTTTAATAATAGTACGTAGTTACCGATTATAGTGATAATatgtgaaataatgaaaataaatatgttttactTTGCGACTATATTAATGTAAAACATTCATTCCTATAtccttatttaatatttaaaacaagaTGGCTGCTGGACACAAACAATTATGAAGTAaggttttaacatttttattatcatttttgcaTGCAATCtttcataagaaaataataatttttcacattttaacttttattttcgcTTTTGTATATATTACTACGTAATTGAATTGAgtctatttgaataaattagaaaatattgtgAATAGAATCAACATTAACAGTTtccttcataatatttttttgtttcaatatataaataccAGGTCGAATATTTAACTTACCGTGAACAGTTCTATTTGTTCGACCATACAAAGGACCCTCATAGGAAAAGTGATAAGCGTAGACATTAGTATGGGCTGAATAAAGATTGATAGCTTCGAGAATGGGTTTTTCCATTTGGGAATCAGCCAcaaacttaaatatataaaaaataacgaaatttgtAGTTAAAACAGAATATGAACGTTGTTCCACAGTTAATTCAGATAATATATAGCGTGTCCCAAAAAATCTTATACAAATAgacatcaaaaaaatatctgtttggtcctaaatacatcaataaatatttgtttgatgtATAGGAAGTATTTTCagtagtttattttcaaaaagctATTGTTTGGGACATctacataataaattttatttttttttattaaaaatagttataaaatgtaCTCACTCTCATTAATCTGGTAGATGTAATTGAAATTGGGAATAAACTGAAgtaattcattttgatttttgatccTAAATATAATCTACCAGTAGTTTTCGAATTCATATCATCAGGAACAAGTAGAGCATtattcaaatcatattttgatatccATAACCTGAAAATAGCTAAAgcaaaaacgaaatttcaaaaaattactccaCCAAATTGAGATTAATAGCTTACTCGGCAAATCATCGACGTATCCCTCCAAGGAATTGTATCCGGTTAGAATAGGAACATTGTGGAATTTCCCTTCTTtcaacaattgatgagattgcCCAGTTATGACAGCATTTGGGTGATCAGGTTCTATCACCGGCGTAAAAACTAAACCTTGAAGGGGATTACTCAATACCAACAACTGGAAACATAAATCacacaataaaataatactCATCGGTCGCTTTTGCGCTTACTCTTTGCATAACTGAAGCTGCTGCGGTTTGTAGTTGGGCAGCATCTATTTGCTTCAAACCTTCAACAATCGTCGTTGAACTTGCAGTActgactttaaatttttttgccaCGTTTGTAACAGCTGCGGGAACTTGTTTGCTCAACGCCCATGCACTAAGAGATGACCCAGAATTTAGTATAGCTCCATGGAACAGccctataaaataaattcttggTCAAATTTAGTACTGCTTGTCTCATTTACAATTACTTCttctatttgatatttttaactatAGAACGTTTGTTCTTGTTAGCTCGAGACTCGCCTCGACAATaatcatcataaaaaaatgaaacactCACCTTGAGTTTGTTCTGTTTGTAACAGATACGCGACAGAAGCGGCTCCAGCGCTTTGTCCCCATATGGTAATTCTGTTCGGATCTCCACCGAAATACTGAATATTCTCCTTAATCCATTTTAAAGCTAATATTTGATCACGAATACCATTGTTTCCAGGAGATACTAAATCACCAGTAGATATAAATCCCCAAATTCCTACTCTGTAATGCACTCCTACTATTAGAATGTCTTCGTCGACGAGGTAGTCGGGACTATGATCGTCGAAATCGACAGATCCCGAATAGAATGCTCCTCCATATATCCAAACCAAAACTGGGAGTTTGTTGTTGATATCTGGTTTCtaggaataataataaaatcattcaaaatcaaaagaCTGATATAAAGCAGCAATCAGGACTGGATTAGCAGTGTACGGGTCTAGAACAAATACTCTGAAAGCCTAGACAACACACCAGCATTTTTTAAGCTGTGATATATTCAATTCAaacactggaaaagaaggtagatagcaGCAGAACCAATTATTGGTTAGGTTACAGGTTAGGTTAACttacaggggctgagacaggcaacGCTCTCCTGGAAAACTATTAGCCGAGAAGATCTGCCGAATGTGTCAACCTAGACAAAAACAACCGAATACTAACAGGGGTCTTGTTAGGACACTGTTGcctcaatggacacctgaagacgctagcagataatgcagcgTGCAGATTCTGTTGCTCAGAGGACAAAACCTTTATCCACATTCTCTTAAAGTATGAGAAACTACGGAACTACACTgggtatgaaatagaagatacTTATTAGAGGTTAGCAATTAATAGATCCATGGGTATCctaatatacatacatacatagaATATGTAAAgcatgtaaaaaaaattctgcCAGAGGTAGCccagtttttgaagaaattgaagatttaGAGCAAATAACTGATATTGGTGGTTTAATGTAGGTACTTGATGTCAGGGCTGTGAATGGTTCTTGTTCATATACTTATCGAAATATGCCAATTAACCATTCTGTGGAAAGAGAAGAATAGCAATTTTAGTAGAATTTCAGAAAGTTTAATAAATGACTGAAGTGGGGTACATTTGTCTAGAGAGATCCGAATGTCAATTGGAATTTCAAACTGTTTAGTATACGTCTGTTGTGTCTATTTAACATCAAACTAGgattaaagaaaaactttttgaagaCTATGAGTAAAGAGTTAGCAAATCAGTATATAAAAACGGTTTTTACTTTTTTGGAATATGATAGTTTATTGTGAtatgtaaatgaaaaaattatggaaaaagcATAAAATACTTACTCTCCCAGTCGAAATTTtcacaaacaaacaattttCATCTCCTACAACAGGATTTGCACCTTGAAGACAAGGGGATCCGTTTTCTGTAACATCTAACACaccattccaattttttttcggAACCGGAGGCTatgaataagaaattagtgTTTTTATTGGATAAGtgataatattattgaaatatatagattgggaaaaaattataatatacgACAGTTACCTCGAATCTCAATTCCCCTACTGGCGGTTCTGCGAAAGGAATACTTCTGAACCAGTACAAAGTTCTACTTCCGTTTGCGTGACTCTTTTCCCCGTAGAACCCTTTCACGTCACCGTTGTTGGTTTTCACTATTATGGGTTTATGATCGTCGCCATAAGTATCGCAAACTACCCCGAGGAGCAGAAATACTACCAACAACATAGATGTCGAACcgaacatttttatttgaaaaacatttccgTCTTAGTTTATATATCgaggaaaaatcattttttatcttgCGATTCAAGTGGATTTTTATCTTGGCTTGGATACTCAAAGAACAAAGGTCgaaaaaaattagcaaataaaAATACAGGGTTTCTAAAAATTGATGCTTGCCCTTTTCGAATCGCAAGTGATGAAATCGATTCGTAAACCAAATCCTTGAATGCactctataaaaattcattactaCACGTTTTAGAAGTGTCTTCTCGGAAcgtgaaatattaaatgttGCAATCAAAAGTGTGGTAACTGTTAAAAAAAACGACTTATCTTGCCACTACACTAAACTTTTTCTTTGTAACAATTTACATCGTTTTTGATGTTAAAACAAATCTAACCtcgttttattgaataattaaacttaccgaaacaaaaaattatcattcttacaacaattttattatttttcgttcAAAAATACACACAAAACTTCCATATCcatataacaaattattcttCTATAATGTAAAAACGTCTTCCCTCCAATTTATCCATATTCCATAAACATACTCTAAATAGTTCAAATTCAGATAATAGATGGCGTAATccgtaaaatattaattttaaaatataacgtCTGTTGTATAAGTCATAAATTTTCTCGTGCCGTGTTGCCAGTGTTAATTTCGAGATTCCTCTCCTGATgagaagtttttatttaaaaaaaaaaaattaaataaatcaaaatatgccGTCGAATAACCGAAGACTAGTAAGACCCAATCAAAATTGTTTGCAGTAGTCACATGTTTATCTCTTAGGAAATATAGGGTAGGATTTATTTCATAGTCTATTTATTTTTGCCATGTTGGTATGAATCAGCTGTTCACTTTCaataaatgttgttttatttcaaatatatctgagtactaaaaaaatttttatatgagtaTGTAAACTGTAAAGTAAATGGTGTATCTTAAAAATAGAGCGAGATCAccgttttgttatttttcttgatGACGTTATTTCTAATTTTGGAACTTACaagtaaagtaaaaaatatttgaattgattttattgtcATGCTTTTAAAGTAAATAGAATTTGATTATCGAAATGTTGAGATTAGTTTTATCAAAGTCTTGGACGGAATACTTTAGATATAATCGATATGTTTTTCTTTGCAACTATGTTCAAGTTGTTTATTGGATAAAATTcgagaaaaatacatttcattgTTTGTTGATATGATTTATAGTTGtattaatgatattaatatCACCTCATATGATATTTGATTTATCTTACacgttttctaattatataaattgtttcaaatgataataaattattgaatcacCTGTTCGTTGGGAAAGTACTTGTTTTTATAGTAGATATGGCAACTATGCAATGATGACAAGCAGATATTCGTCTGAAAGCATGAGATGTGTGAAATGTTCAGAGAAAGAATGACAAAGAAGGCGCTATATAAGATTAATTGcaaaaaaacgtaaaaacagAGATGAATAGACAGACTTAATATGAATATTGCATGGCTTCTAGGAgcaaatatatattaaataagatACAGGAAAAAACGTGCTTAGATGTTTAGATCAGATTGAATTGAAACAATctgttaataaatttgaaataatcgtttaaactagtaaatatgttaatttttttagaatgtaTTCTGAATTGTAAAAAAAGGCGGTGTTGTCgcgtttctagaaatttccaaTTCGTAAATTAGGATggttataaaatgataaagaaatagGGTGGAGTGGGTAAAATGaaactaatattattaaattcgtttggaattattttaatttttctttttaataagaTATAAATGGTTCATGTCCATATTGGGAGAATATATCGTTCCAAAACTTGTACATATTTTCTTTAGGATTACTCCTAATTTCCATCCACGCTCCAATGGCAAGATAATGTAAATTGTTGGGATGTACTTTGGGCCAAATCAAGTTCTGTAATAAATCATCTTGTTTGGGTGTGGGgtttctaaaaacaataatacAAATTGTTATAATATTCGAGGTatatctaacctcaaaaaaaaacttacaagTATTTTGCAAAATTGGTAAACAACGTAATAAACCTCTTTTGTACAGTCTGATCTCTTGCTGGATATTTAGTAAGATCTGTTGTATTCAAACCTTCATAATTACGTCTTAAAAGATAACTAATTTCTTCTCCGTGCCTGACATCATCAGAAAAACCGTTAACTAGaagtataataatattattgtaatattgTGTGTAATATTTTTACTGAAAACAAAGACTAGTCCGGTCCTGATATggtaattaacaaattttcataatcaGCTTCGTTCCTCATAATTAGAACCAATTCTGAACCAATAGTAGAGATGTTAAAATTGTAACTGTTACTAAGAACAAGATCACAAACGTATTCTAACTTGACAAAGAGTATTTGGgttaagtttattattatttaatacatCGAGAGCATATACCTGATGTGTCAGTGAATCCTCCTAAAACACCATGATATGCAAATTCGTACAAATATACGTCATGCCATTCCGCTTCCAATTCTGCAGATTTGATAATTGACCTTGCGAAACATTGATCGCTAAGATACTAGaagacaagaaatatttttcaacaatactCTCGATTTAAAGCTGTGACGAtgtttactttgaaaatataaagttatGATAATAAACATCTACAAAAAAGACAGTAGAAAGTGCGTAATGGGTATCTGTATGtgtgaattaaatgaaaaattaaatatttaagtgaaaaaattatttatttctttttttttttcatgaaaaactcctttgtaatttatttttattaaatttcaagatAAATTGTTCAAACTGGCAACACTGAGCTGTAATCTAACAGTGTAGTATACTTGAAGGGTGACGTAAATACTCATCAATGGTGATCAAGGAAGGCGGGGTTAAGAACCCgcgaaaatttaaatattgtacAATAATGCAGACAAAGAAAGCTATATGgacaatattttgtttgatgTTCACACAAGGAAAGTAAAAATTACTTACTTTGATTAATTGTCTGGTATCAACTGTGAAATCTAAATAAGGcgaataaaaatcttttattttttgtgcaATTACAGGTATGTCTGATATTTCCGCATTCAGTTTCTTAGGTACGAGTAACTCGAGATTGTTTTGAAAAGTAATCGTTGTGTTTTTTAAGCCCTCTAGATCTAGAACAAATTAATGTATGTAACCAAcagtaataccaaaataaatatttcgtattGCTATTTAAATCGAggtgtataaattttcaaatacccTCGTAGCTAAATAAATAGTGAATAAAAATACACCGACGAATAAAGTGGTATAACAAAAAACCAATTcgaattaaaagttttttataaaaaatactaagaaTATAACTTCAATTATTAGAACTTTTTAGGGAAGTTTTAGTATAGTTAAATAAGATCACGTGGTTTAATTTCGACTAGAGCGCCATCTTGAATTTATGTAGTGTCAAgctttaaaacaataaaaataatactagaATATACCACATCTGTTAACCTAAAAACTCTAAGTATGTGTTAAATTTAAATGTTGAGTTTTGATGCTGCATTAATTTAAAATGACCCTCAAAATTGTACCGCGTGACCTCATTTTATTCTCGATCGTTAACAAGAAATTGCACCTTAAAGAACAAAGACATTCCAAGACCAGTTAAATGAGAAGAAGTTAAAAGAGAAGAATACCCCTTATAATATGTAATGGACTCGTccgaacaaaaacaaaatacgatcacttcattttcaatatttaaaaaatagaagttTTCTATGctgatttattatattttcaaaatttgaactaCTTATGCGTTACTTgttaatttatagaaattataattACGCTAAAAAGTATTATATTACTTTGGTATATATTGCAACCTTGCCgtcatatttttccaataaacaTGGTAACGAAAGATTGTTAGTTGGAGTATCTACACCATAGACATAGTAATATTCTATGATCCGCACATTATTATAGTGGACTATGAAATTTTGAcgttaatagtttttttcgattttcctcgtaagagtttttattgtttaagtTATTAAATGTGATAAAGTGACTGTTTTATCGTGTTTTTGGAAACTagatcaaaaaatttcattagtaAGTATAAAATCTactgtaaattcaataattgtaataataggtaaagttaggttagggAACAATTATATTTACTTCCTATAATAATTATAAGTGAGTAAAGTATATTGTATGGTAATTAATCAGTATGAGATAATTATCTTTACACTGTATTCTCGTTTCTTAGATTTTTATACATTTGGCAGTAATTTACTCATACCAAAGGTGTGAAAAAGAAGTTTATACCAAAGTACTTTTTCAATCTATGAATAAAATTCATATAGTTCaaccattttaaatattaaatgaaaaactatggttttatttgaatttcagttaaaaataataaatattaaataattcaaa from Diorhabda sublineata isolate icDioSubl1.1 chromosome 8, icDioSubl1.1, whole genome shotgun sequence carries:
- the LOC130448317 gene encoding uncharacterized protein LOC130448317, which codes for MLLICLFAVVWWSSIAYGQEEVLLDFPLGSLKGKTRTTINGVKIYSFQGIPYAEPPVGQYRFQATKEKEPWEGVLDATIERSICLQMTYDHVEGSEDCLFINIFTPQNPTSNASLPVMAFIHGGGFIEGSSVDVNYGPDHLMNYGVIYVTFSYRLGPFGFFSTGDDVIPGNAGLKDQVLALKFLNKYIGYFGGDPNKITIFGQSAGAASVHYHVLSPLSKGLFRAAICESGSALSAWANQKNQTEISYNLAKIINPNFANYKASSSEVYEYLKNLPAETIDRAAHQIYLLENPSDMQIQNGVYFGPVIENEHEGAFVTKPMYELLKNGEINDVTLLLGVSTEEMLSTVSDLEGLKNTTITFQNNLELLVPKKLNAEISDIPVIAQKIKDFYSPYLDFTVDTRQLIKYLSDQCFARSIIKSAELEAEWHDVYLYEFAYHGVLGGFTDTSVNGFSDDVRHGEEISYLLRRNYEGLNTTDLTKYPARDQTVQKRFITLFTNFAKYLNPTPKQDDLLQNLIWPKVHPNNLHYLAIGAWMEIRSNPKENMYKFWNDIFSQYGHEPYGNVFQIKMFGSTSMLLVVFLLLGVVCDTYGDDHKPIIVKTNNGDVKGFYGEKSHANGSRTLYWFRSIPFAEPPVGELRFEPPVPKKNWNGVLDVTENGSPCLQGANPVVGDENCLFVKISTGRKPDINNKLPVLVWIYGGAFYSGSVDFDDHSPDYLVDEDILIVGVHYRVGIWGFISTGDLVSPGNNGIRDQILALKWIKENIQYFGGDPNRITIWGQSAGAASVAYLLQTEQTQGLFHGAILNSGSSLSAWALSKQVPAAVTNVAKKFKVSTASSTTIVEGLKQIDAAQLQTAAASVMQRLLVLSNPLQGLVFTPVIEPDHPNAVITGQSHQLLKEGKFHNVPILTGYNSLEGYVDDLPTIFRLWISKYDLNNALLVPDDMNSKTTGRLYLGSKIKMNYFSLFPISITSTRLMRFVADSQMEKPILEAINLYSAHTNVYAYHFSYEGPLYGRTNRTVHGVGHTEELGYLFDLGHSGSEADYLTRDRLVRLWTNFCKYGNPTPQQDSLLNNVIWPSNRGISSMDDLEYLEIDKTLSVTRLPNKNNMVFWKNIYETYGNPPYSTY